The DNA sequence TACCACTGCTCTATGATTTTTAGTGGATCTAGACTTAGGCCCAATTTGGGTAAACAGGTTAATTAAACtccttttgaaaaaatagcttaaacaataaatgattatattaaaagtctcttataaataagttattttgtatttggatttttagttctaaaagtgcttattttaaaagaaatgtgataaaaaaaatttattatgagagaagtcatttttttaacttttctataagCTCTTAAATAGCTTCTTTGAAAGctacaatttggttttgaaaattgcactagacattaatactactacttttcataagtcaaaagttcaAAAAAGTTACTTTTGAAACTTCCCAAACGGGCCCTTATAGTTAGGGCCTCGCTCTTGCAATCTTTTGTAGTCGATATTGTACTCTTCCACTTTTCTTGAATACCCTTTATTGACAACAAGATTTTGCAAGTGCATGGTCTTGAATTTCTTAAAAAGTTGCTACTGATGTGCCTGGTACAATACATCTGTCATGCTCTTGGAAGTTTTCAATTACCTCTGCCATAATTTACTGCTGCCTGGATTGACTCATGTCGATTAGAGATTATACCCACGCCATCTCTTCTAATAATATGCCTTCGTAAATTACTGAGAAAAAAATACCTCGCATCAGTGGTCTCCCCCTCCACGATGGCAAAACAATCGGCATAATATTCTGTTTTTCATCTTGTACAACTACAACCAAAAGGGCACCTTTGTACTTTTTGTAAAGGTGTGTACCGTCAACCTAAACCAGAAGCTTACAATACTAGAATGCTCTAATGCATGGATTGAAACTCTAGAATATGCAGTAAAGTATCTTGACATCGTTTGCCTCTTCACTCCTATTATATATGGGGTGAGGGGTCGTATTTTTATTTGGACAATTGAGCCAAGCATTTTCTGAACCATTACCGAGAACACAATGACAAAGCTTGTGAAGATTCTTTCTAACCACTGAAAACTTTGGCTATCGACTTCTGCTTTGTCAACCAAGCTTTTCGATAACTGATGGTTTAGTTGGACCTTAACTGGACTTCTGCAATTATAGATTTCACTTTCATGGATGGGTCGGTCTCAACCAATAGTCTTATATTCTTAGCAACCGTGTTTAATTCCGACTTGGAATAATCCTGTGAAATTATTCCCATGTTGCACGTGTGCCTCTCATCGTATCGTCGTATCTCCCAACAAAATCTTTGTTCCATATCAAGCTGGTTCGGATAAGTCAATCGCACGCATGACCATATGTCTTGCATTTTACATAAAACGTCTGTGGTTCGAATTCATAAACATTGTAGTCGACTCCTCTAGCGATAGTGTAACTCCTAATTGCTGCGACGATCGACTTTCTAAAATTGTATTCCATTTTGATCCTAAACTCCCTATTCTCAGGATTAGCAATACctacacacaaaaaaaattattactcatTGATCcatccaaaatataaattaagaaaaatatattactCATTCCTCACGTACTTCTGTTTGTATATTCAGAGAATTCTGGTACATGCATGGCGTCAAGATCCAAGTTATGCATAAAAGGTGGAATGCCCATCGATTGACTGACTGCGGGAGAAACCACTACATTTTTCACAAATACCTCATCACTTCCCACATCACCATCCTTGTCCTCCTTACCGGCTTCATAGTATCTTCGAAATCTTCTTCACTATCACTGTTCATTCCTTCGTACACTTTAGCTCTATCATCTTCCATGTCTAAATCATGTTGAATCCCATCTACCTCTatattttcaaactcaacatacaacttaATCTTTGGCTATTGCACCTGAGTCTGCTGGTGAATATGAAACATATGCTGTATGCTTGCGCCGTCAATAATCGGCATAATATCAAACTGTATTAGACTACCAAATACTATAACAAAATTTTGGTATAAAATATTGCTCACTCTCTTTAAGATATCGTTCTCTATGCTTTAACAGAGATTGTTCTGTAGCTCTATGAATGTCATGGTGCATGAAATCACAAACGAAAATGAATTCTCACGCGCAAAACTCACCCCTTCATGAGTATTTCGTATAATCTTACCGTTTTTATACACCACTAAATTTACGGTACCCACCATCACACTCAAACAATTCTACTCTTTGCAATAAAATAATAACGAGCTTCATCTTATATACGGAGAGCACCTAATATACAGGTCACGTGTATAACACATATTTTGTGTGTTGGTCAGGATCTTGCCATATGTCCAATACATATTTTGCGTGCTGATTTAGCATGCCAATGTAACTACGTGTTGTCCCTGTCctatctgaaacattcatcaatatgcaattatatcaaataatctcatttctaataaaaatattaatatttttttcttagagAGAAAATCAACCAAAAACGACACTGTATGTTGCTGATCCattgtctttttttattatttcttgaaacttttttacattaaaatttattacttatattattttttaatcatataatgattaaaaacaattttaattatatattataattaataaaaattaatatctatattatcatgttatttttatataaaagagaataaaatcaaatacagtatgtaaaatatttatttaaaaaaaattacaaaatactactaaatatttttcaaaatgtttggGGTCATGACCTCCATTATCCATTGAAAGCTTTGCCAATGTTCGATCCCGAATAATAGTTTATTCCTCAATTAATAAGtatatggtttttgaaaattatgggaTAGTCATTTTTGGGTTgaaaataagtatttatttttaaataagaagaaaaaaatataggtaaataatgaaaattttgaacaatgtgaataatggatatatcggatgtttattTCACTAAGTGTGcgaatggttattttaatattaagatttaggtggataATTTGGAGGTATAGTGTGTTttgatttgattggtggttgttcatattgttcaaaaaaattattgattaccTAGCATAACCaaaataagaatttattattataaaagtgAACAATGATTATTTACGAGGAATGATAGGGACCAGCAATTTTggtattttgtaaccatcaattagccatcaataatatttttaatggtatgagattacatctaatagtaaaaaatcactcacttttattttgatggttaagtgctggccagaaaacacaaaagttgctgcctctagactttttctttatttatcgATCAAAGAGAGTACTATTTGGTGTTGTTTGGTAACTTGCTGCGTGCAAAAATTTGAAGCACGCGTTGGcaaattattaaatcaaattgGATTATTATTAACTTTATACCTGAAATGAGTATAAATTAAACTTGGATTACACATTATGGAAGAAGTAGAATCGCGTATATGGCTATAGCAAATAGCAATATAATGCAACCTGAGGCTGCGTCCTTATTACCTGTCACCTGGTTTCGTTATATTATTGTGGAGCCAATTATTATTAGTTGTTATAAATTAATTACGTTTGGGGCGTTCACGTGATACATACTGATGATGAATCATAGAGCTAGgttttttaatttacatttttttaacaATGTATGGCTCACATTTGTGCTCACTGTACTCTCTTCTTCGTGCTTCTAAATTAAGCAATGGGTTAACCTGCTGTCACTGCTATGTGCCTAGTCCTaataatgctttctttctttcaataATAGAAGACTATTAGATATTAAAAGAGCCGAGTATAGCATCTTGGTTTGTTTTTGTCTTATATTATTCGCTTTTTACAAATGCCAGCTAGCGGTGCTGTGATATTATACTATGTTTGTAGTTAAAATTGACCCAATTCAATTCGTCTCAATATGTTCTATGTTGTATGTTAGTTTCATCCAACCAGCATTGAATTTTTCTAGAAATTCGGCGAGCAGAGAGAGGATTGAATTTTGCTACAGACACTGCGAAAACTACGATTGTAATCATGTTCAGGTTCACGCGGAAACGAGAAAATTGTTCACAACTCAGTGTTGACAACTGTGATCTTTTTGTATGTTGTCATAATTGTCAACTCAAAATCGTCGTCGTTCGTGTGTGTTTGTATGTCTTACTCCAATTCGACAAATCTCAATGTTTCCATTTTATTAGCATTTAGAGGcatgaatattattatattcttacgTACCCTAataaatgattttattaattaagcATGCAAATCAATTATGGATCTTTGTTATTATATTCAATACTTACAGCTCATAAGTTGAAAAAGTTATATATAGTATCATTTTAGTAAATACAAGACTcgtctttatttttcaattacaaacGCCATAATCTATCTTAGCATTAAGTTTAGCATGACAAATTAAACgcgaataaataaatattttatctcaTCCATCAATATTCGTAGCAAATTTTCAAATGTGTAgtcgtattattattattattattattattattattattattattattattattattattattattattatttaatttgtatttggAGCTTTCGTGTGATGCATGTTCCACGACGGAAGACAAAAGTCTAAATTAATTAATACGTAGAGGCCCGTAGAATCTCAATCTTGTTTTATTTGAGGGTCATGAGTAGAATCTGAATTTGAACATATATATACTTAGTAGACACCCAAAGAGGAAGCAAATTAAACAGAGGCAGAAGCTATATAATaatgaaaatactaaaatttgagtgaattttggttgattatatttattttgttataaattgCTTGAAGTCAAGATGGTTCGGGTACCCCACTTGAGAATGGAGGCCCGTGTGAGAGGCCCATTGTAGACGAGATGGGAAGCATGCATTTCCTATGCTCCTGTGTCTGGCCTAATTTTGCATCCCAGGTGTTGTTGACCTCTGATCTCCAATAAGAAACTCTTTTTCTATAATATCTCCAATCAAATTTATCCATCCATCCATCAATTATGCTAAATTTCAATTAAGTCAATTATGTAATCATTATGCGAAGAATTTTGAGTGGAATACGAGGCATATGGGGACGAGTACAATGTTGAGGAAAAAACAAACGATATATAATAATACAGGCTACTAGCTGATAGTATATGACAGGTAAAAATACACCACCCCCTAGGACTTTATTATTAAGAGAAAATGGTCAGTTTTTGAACTTTtatctcaaaaataaataatttttttgtcaaattgaattatgaataaattttttatttttgtaaataaaaaatacataaatcatTTCATATCGAATTCAAATAATTTCTATTTATAAAAAGTAAAacctacttttattttaatttagtaagagatttatctatttttatgataaaagatTAAGAAATTATTTgtctttttttctattattaattaACCTTCATTATATCACtccaaattttttgtttaaaaatggcGATAATTAGAGAGAGTAAGAACGTGCCAAGAATAACACGATAATGGTTGGATTTGGGCTGCAAGCGAATTTCTTAGATATACTAAGCATAAATTGGAATTATTTTGTTCTATTCCATTTATATTATAACTTACCTCATAATCATAACTTGGTTTTATTTGATTAACTACTCGGAAGAAACAAACATCTTACGTTAATTACTTGCACGAAATAGTCATCTTTTCCAGAACTCAtccgtaaaaaaaagaaaaaatttcaaaGCATGAAAAAGGTACGTTCTTTATTCCATAGGGCACCACATCGGGAATATAGATTCATATTAATTTGAGCACTAGTATACTTTTTGCAAGAATCTATATTATGTATTCTTGATTAGCtgacatatatatttatttatctaccGAAAAAAAACGAAGCAAGTCTGATTTAAATTATGTAAGAGAATTAATTATCTAACAAAAGTAAATGCTTTTCAAGAACAATACCATATCATCTACGTTAAAAAAGTGAGTTAATTTAATTAAGAGAAATGCTACACCgccgaatttattatttttggctcgttcatcaatatttaaatatatgaaataaaaatatattgttaaattattaaactaaaaaaattaaattaattaataaaaataataaaagttttaataactctctaatatttttcttcaaataaaCAACTTAGATTTAATTTCTAAGTTAAATTTTGTTTTGAGGTATCATGAAATGGGGAAGTAGATGCATTCTGAGTGCTTCACACTGTAAAGTATTTTCCAAAATAGGGGAAAATGAGATTGCTTACCATGTAGAgtattatcaaataaaaaatggGAAGAAAACTATCCATCTCTCTTAATTGCGGGAAGGGTCAGAGAGAAAGTACCACCGGGTTTTCCGGTGCAAGGACGAATAAGCAAAAGCTGATTAAATGACACGTGTCGGATGTGTGTCCGTTGGATGGTCAAAGCAGAACTGTGATTCACTCATCCCGGCCGAGATTTACTGAAACTGAAAGAGAACTGTAGAGAGGTTTGGCAGTGATAGATTTTCATGTTCCCTCACACtcacaccctctctctctctttctctcacacTCACATGAGACACACACAGAgacatactctctctctctctctcctcaagTCTTGAGTGTGCTTCACTGCAACAACAAAACCAACCCCGTCTGAATTGCTCTTGTAGGATATAGTGAGATACAGTCTACAGTTACAGTCTaaaagcaagagagagagagagagatggttgGATTGGTGACCACAATTCATAAATGATAGTTGAACAGTAGAGTGGATGGGTGCAGTTACCATGGCGGCgtagcagagagagagagagagaggggctctAATTCCGTGCCATAATTGCCTTTGATTTGGAGAAACTAAAACTGCAACTGCAGCTACTGCAAGAGAATTGATCAGCCAGCAGCAACATACACCAAACCCAACATCCTGTTTTCTTTGGTCATTTTATTCTTTGAAaggtctttttctttttgttcttttttatttttaatgttttaatttcgTTTTAGTTTGagcaggaaaagaaaaaaaaaaaacagttttcCGCAAAAGCTGCAAATGCCCAAACAAGTCCATACAAGATCAAACTTGAGACGCCTCTCCCGCACAATTCACAGTTGAGTTGAGTGGGTGAGAGAAtgacataaaattttatttaaaaagaaaaaaagaaagattgcTTAGGTAAAAATTATTAAGCAAAAAATTAAGAAGTATCTGCAAATAAACGTAACCCACCGTTTATGCAATTTAAACAGCTGTAGTAGGACGATGTTTGGGTTAAACAGAAGCACTAGTTAGTCCTCCTAGTACGTAATAGTATGCGATTGAATACAAGTTGGTGCGAGCTGAGTGCACTAGTATTTTAAAGATTCGCGAAGGTTCTATCTGCTATGGATGATATTATCTCTGAATTGGGGATAGTTTCAGCTTTTGGGTGCAACAACAAATGGCTGGGTTCTTCTCTCTAGGTGGAAGGGGAGCTGGCCCACACAGCaacaaggaagaagaaggagaaagagtagCAGAAAAACATCATCAAGACCATCACAACAGCAATAGCCTATTCTTGTTCAGGAACAACGAGGAGGTGTACAACAAAGGAGGATTCGAGATATGGCCGCAGCCCTACCACCAAAACCAAGGTTTCAGCAACTACTACTCGTTTGGGGTGGGTCCTAGTACTCATCAACATagaaggaacaacaacaacaacgacaactccaacaacaactcCAACGACGAAGGCGTCTCCTTCTGTGTCTCGGATGAGTCGACGAGATTTGGACTGACGATGATGAGGTCCTCCGGTGGTGGTGGAGGCACGGGGAGCGGCGGCGGTGGCGGTGGCGTAAACTGCCAGGACTGCGGGAACCAAGCAAAGAAAGACTGTGCTCACCTGAGATGCAGGACTTGTTGTAAGAGCCGAGGGTTTCAGTGCCAAACCCACGTGAAGAGCACTTGGGTTCCCGCCGCAAAACGCCGTGAACGACAGCAACAACTCGCTGCCTTGCAGCAACAGCAATTGCACAGTGCAGACACTTCTTCTAAACGACACAGAGACACTCATCCAGCTCTTGACACTCTTCCTTGCGCTCCTCCTGttcccaccatcaccaccacaggtacatatattattatatattatctttatatACAGTACAGTGAGTGAGATATTGagtagtagtagaagaagaatgcTATACCTAACCAATGAATGATGATGGATTCATATCATGTGACTGTGAGTGTGAATTGtgaaaatgaaactacactacTAGCTTCATAT is a window from the Arachis hypogaea cultivar Tifrunner chromosome 17, arahy.Tifrunner.gnm2.J5K5, whole genome shotgun sequence genome containing:
- the LOC112764129 gene encoding protein SHI RELATED SEQUENCE 5, producing MAGFFSLGGRGAGPHSNKEEEGERVAEKHHQDHHNSNSLFLFRNNEEVYNKGGFEIWPQPYHQNQGFSNYYSFGVGPSTHQHRRNNNNNDNSNNNSNDEGVSFCVSDESTRFGLTMMRSSGGGGGTGSGGGGGGVNCQDCGNQAKKDCAHLRCRTCCKSRGFQCQTHVKSTWVPAAKRRERQQQLAALQQQQLHSADTSSKRHRDTHPALDTLPCAPPVPTITTTGLELGQFPSEVSSSAVFRCVKVSAIDSVDEQYAYQTAVNIGGHVFKGILYDQGPQGLYTTAIVAEGSSAGGGGGGGAEPQQQLSLITAATTTAGNPFDPSSLYPAPLNAFMAGTQFFPPPKS